TTGCTAACTTGTCATCGATAGCCATCTTACTAGGCGGACTGGGCGGTATGGCGCCAAGTCGACGAAAGGATATCGCACGCTTAGGGCTCAGGGCGGTTTTAGCAGGGTCTATGGCTAACCTAATGAGCGCAGCAATTGCAGGGTTTTTCCTCTCGCTAGCTTAGAAACTTAATGAGATAAGCCTCAGTTGCAAAACAATTGGTTGGTTGCTTTAAGGGGTTAGAGTAACCAAACTAACTTGAACGATACTTCACCAAAGGGCCTTTATGGCCCTTTTATCGTTTCTGACTCACCACTTTTTGCTATCCGATAGGTTTCCTGTGCATGCAGGTACAGCCCCTTCACAATACGATAGAACCCCCAGATAAGCAGCAATGGCATTAAGATCAGGTCAAACAGATTAACCGCCAGCGTACTTACCAAATAGTGTGACAAAGCATTTTGCTGATATCTGACATGCCTGGGCGATACTTTTTCCAGTTCGTGAATGCTCGACTCGGCCTTATCTTTTAGTGATGCTTTGTTTTGTCCGTGCGTGACGTCCTGATGATATTGCAATAACGCTGTGCGACCCGTGGTTTTATAGCTGGCGCTGACAGAGTGACTAATGGCGCCGCTGATGTGAATGGCATAAGGCAGCATCAGGTGCAGCAACACAAAGGCAAGTAGCAGACCTTCACACACCCGTTTTAAGACCGCGCACAGCACCACAGGCAGGCCAAACAGCTCAGCACACAGCCAGATTGTCGCACCGCTCAAAGTGACCACCAATAACGGCATTACGATGACGTGAGCGGCTTCGCTAAGCAAGGACAGGATCTCCACGGCAACCAGTGACGCAAGGTTAAGATTGATCCCTTGCTGCAAATAATGCGTGACCGTCGCAATCATATTGCCAACATCGACTTTAAATTCGGCAATAAAAGACACGCCCACCTGGCTGCTTTCAACTACTTTTAGCAAGCCATTGATCTCGGCCAGGTAAAATAAATCGTCCAGCGCCTGCACCTCAACATGGTGCAGATACGCCTGATTGCTCAGATACAACGCATCCGGACGATGCTTCCATTCATGGTAGTGGATCACCACCAGGGTTAAAAATGTCACTACAATCAGCAACAACAATGCCCGCATTACCGTGTGCTCATGCCGCCAGAGCTGTTTTGCAAAGTTCATGATTTTGCTCCCATCGTTGCGCATTTCATTGCATTTAGCCCAGCCTCACCGGCTATCACTACATCTACATCAACTTGGGTATGCACCCCTGCAAGATGGGCTGAATCTGAGTATTGCCATAACCACCAGGCCTTAGCCTGCTCTGGCACACTGGGGCTGTCGGCGTAATCGGCTAACCAAAAAGGCTGGCTGGCAAATTGAGACGATAAATTTTTTTGCCAAAAATCCCCATAACTGTAAAGGAGCGTCTGACATCCAGTGCGCTGCTGCACTGCCGCGATGAACTTTGCAACTCCGCTGCTGATCTGCTCCGCAGAGCGGTTACTGGTGATCTCGACATCCAGCATAGGCATAAGCGTGAGCCCAAGGCCCTGCACCGTCTTTATAAAGTTGCCGACCTGTTTAGCGGGGTCGTCATCTGGCTCAAAGAAGTGATAGGCCCCTACCTGCAAACCGGCCGCCTGGGCGCCTTTCAGATGCGAATAAAATGCCGGATCTTGATAAGTAATACCATCAGTGGCTTTGATATAAACAAATTGCACCCCGGCTCTGGCAACCTGCTGCCAGTCAACAGTGCCCTGATAATGGGATACATCGATCCCCACTACTGGCTCGGCACTTGGATTGCTCAGATACTGCTGCAAATGCGATGGAAACAAGGCCTGGGCCGGTCTATCCGCCTGTTGCGCAGGCGGCATAATGCTGGGTCGGAAAAAATAGAGCAAACAAGCAATGGCCGTAAAGAGCACAAAGACCATGGGGGAATCATGTTCGAGCGTTTTGCTGGAAAGCATTCAGTATCCTTATCATAAATGGGTGCTACCAAGCGAATAGCATTTAGTTTAGTCAAAGGAAGTGAATTTGTCTGATGAGATGTCTGGTACAACGAACGGGCTGGCTTTACCACCGAGCCCATCCGGACAGGCAGGGTGACCTATTGTTTAAGCTGCGCTTTTGCCTGTTCTACTTTATCGTAATCCAGACCCAGCTCCTGTACTGCTTCTTTGATCAATGCCGGATTTTGCATTACCAGTGCCATCAGCTGTTGTAGTTTATCAGCCGGAATATTTAGCTGCTGAACAACAGCCATCGCCATTAACGGGTTTTCGGTCAGTGCCTGAAAAACCTCATTGATTTTTTCATCACTAATATTGTGCTCTTTAAGCAGGGCAATAATGGGGTTCATGTGTTTTATCCTATATTAATCTTGTAGTGAATCGTTACGGCACAACACCGCGCCATAAAATCCGTCGAATTCTGAGCTTATACTTGGCAACAGGCTCAGCTCTTGCTGTAATGTCCAGTCAGGGTTTACGTCTAAAAACTGTGCAACCTGTTGTTGGTTTTCAACCGGCAGCACTGAACAGGTTGCATAGACCAGCTTGCCACCCGGGCGACACATTTGGCTATAGCGTTGTAACAAGTCTGCCTGAAGCGCGATGAGCTCATCAATGCTTTGTTCGCTCAGATGCCACTTGCTATCCGGGTTACGCCTCAACACGCCAGTCCCAGAACATGGCACGTCGAGCAGAACTCGGTCAAACTTGTCTTTCAGGCGCTTAATGGTCTTATTATTTTTGATAACCCGGGTCTCAATCATGTGACAACCGGCACGCTTTGCACGCTTTTTCAGGTTATCCAGTTTATGCTGATGAATGTCCATCGACAACAGACGACCTTTGTTGTTCATCAAAGCCGCAATATGTAAACTTTTGCCGCCAGCACCGGCGCAGGCGTCGACCACTTTCATGCCTGGTGCCAGCTCAAGTAACGGCGCTATTTGCTGAGAGCCGGCGTCTTGCATTTCGCACTCGCCTGCCTGAAACGCGCTGGATCTAAACACTCTATCAACAGCCTCAATCGCCAGGGCATCCGGCAACGATGAGGAGACAGGTTCACAGGCTATCTGCTCCTTCGTTAATTTACTGGCAAGCGACTGTGCTGAGCTTTTCAAGGTATTGGCTCTGAGGTAATAACCCGGCGCACGATTTAACGCCTGCGCCACAACAGGCCAGTGTTGCCCAAGTTGCGACTCCCCTAATCCATCGAGCCAATCAGGATAGCTGAGCTGGACAGCCCGAGGGGCGCTCTCAAGACGTGCTTGCAGATCAGATTTTGTGAGTTCACACATCTCTTCCCATTCAGGGATATGTCCATCGTTAAGCACCTGATATGCCTGCCAGATGGGCCAAAAGTCCTGCTCAGTCACATTGCTTAGGTACGCCAGCTTACGCACAAAGCGCACTAAGTCATACAATGTCGTAACAAAATAGGCTTTATCTTCACGACGCCAGTGTGGGTTGTCCTGAATATGATGCTGGATAACTTTATCAGCATATAGAGAATGCTGGATAATGCTGTTAAATGCGGTGTGTAAAGTATTGATTAGTTGACGGTCAACGGTCACGCGGTGTTCTCTGCCTGCAAATATTGAATCTGAATTGTAGCGCTTTTAACGAGCTCAGACCACATGTGGTTCACCGACAAACAGCAGCTTATTAAAAAGGGTTGTGCCTTCTGAGAAACGCCCATCAAGGTAACGTATGCACTCTCATTGAAACAATTTGACAACATGGTTAATTATACGACAAATTAAAAAAGCGCCTTTGACGTTTGCAGTAAAGGAAGCATAACGAACATGACAAAGGATTAAAAAATGACACTGACAATGAAAAAATCACACCTCAAATCCCTCTCAGAGACAAAAAAACTAGCTCCGGCCCAGACTCCTCAGGTCGCAGGGGGTGAGTTTTCCTGGTGGCACCGGGATTGTATTCCAATGACCGCGGAGTGTGCATCTGGCAGCCCTTGCGTGATCACTGGGGCCTGTAACTAAACGCTCACTATGTTGAAAAGCCCGTTTGACGGGCTTTTGACCCATCATTAAAAAACAAAAAAATAAACACAACAAAAACAGTTTGACAACACAATGTGCATCATGACACATTGAATGTACCTGCAGTAGGAAATTCGCAGGTCACTTTTAACATGAATAACTAAGGATATATCTCATGAAATTACAAGTAAAAAAAACCAAGTTGAAAGCACTATCTCAGTCTCAGCAGTTAAACCTGGCGCAAACGCCTAACGTTGCAGGCGGTAACGTTGAACCGGATAGCAGCTACCCAAGTTACCGTAACTGCCCGCCACCAACCGACACAGATACCCTTGCGACAAGTCCAGGTCCTGGTCAGATCTGCGTAGTTACAGGTCCTTGTACTGGGCTCGATTAATCGCCGGGCAATGCAACTTCTGCCGAAGAAGATTGCATTGCCACACTCTTGATGAGTATCAAACTCCCCCTATCTTCACGGTGAATGCCTACTACAAAGTCTAAATAGGTACCTTAGCAGAAGTCGGTTTTCAGCTCATTGGCATACTTTATAAATGCCACCAGAACACAGCCACACCAGCTTAATGAAGGACTATATCGCGTTGTTTTGCGCTTTTGATACGACAGAGCGAGCTACTCCCCCAAACGGCCAGACGTTAATACCTTCTCTGGTACGGGAGCCGAGGTGTTTTCATGGGTAAAAAACCACATGCGGTTATCGTGCACGACATAAGGCGCTTTGACTTTGTAATTCAGCCAGGTATTCCGATCCATATAGGATGATGGCATCAAAGCATATCCAGTGGTTGCGAGCGCCAGTTTATCAACTAGGCTAAAACCACGCTGAAACTCCAGGTGAATCACATCTTTCTCTTGTCCATTATCCCTCATCTTACCGGGTACAGAGATATGCGCAGTGATTCCACATGCACCATCAACTTCGGCACCAAAGTTCATCAAGGTTTTTATCTCTTTGAGACGTTCATAGTTCACTCGTTTTTTAGCCGGGAATAATTCACAAAGTGGTCCTTTGTACAGTATGCTGACATTGTTCATTAACTGGTCACTTGAGATGCGATATAGCCCAACGAACTCTGCTCCGCTGATTTTCTCAAATGCACCCGCAAGCCCTGTACTGACAACATTGAACGCATGGTTATCCAGATCTGCCTCATTTAGCTTTGTCACATATACATGAGCCGGTTTCCAGGCAAACTTTTTATCCGCCACCGACTGACTGGCCATAGATCCCAGCAGCTCAACCACGCCCCCGGTCAAAAAAGCGGCACTATACTCTGCGCCAACCAAAGCTCGATTGGCTTTAAACTGGGCATGCTCTGCCTGCGCCACATCTGATAGCCCAGCCGTTTTGCGCGACATGTGTGCTACATTGAGGGCGAAACTTTTGTTGGTGTCAAAGTGATAAACTTCCGCGCTTTCGCGCTCAATCACCGGCGGTTTTGGCGCCGTACACGCCGCAGCAGAGAGGCCCAACAATACAGTGGTACAAAGTTTGGGTAAGGTCATGGTCAATTCCTTGTTTTTAATGCGAGCGAATGGCAAAACTTTATCGCTTAAGCGCCACTCTTATTATTATTAGAACTGTCATAACCTAACATAATCAATGTATTACATAAAGAAATCGCTAATAGTAACCCGCAGCGTTAATGTAATAACCGCTCTTCAAGCAATCGAAGTCAATTAAGCCAGCACTGACTCGTTACCTGCCCAGTCACATAGTTTGCATTGATGAACCTCCGCTCGTTTACACAAAGCAACAAGTTAGTCGACATCGAATACACATTTCCCCCTTTGTCCACAGGACAAGAAATTTCGCCGTCTGTTAGAATGCCATTGGCTTTAATGTACACGGATATAACTATTGATAAATTGGAGAAAATATGAAGTTTAAAGCACTCTTTTTGGCGACTAGCGCCGCACTGGCACTCAGCGCATGTGGTGGTTCATCGAACGATAAGCCCAATACAAATAAAGTACAACAAACTCAATCAACTACTTCCAAGTCCGAACCGGCTCCTGTGTTTTCAGTAGCAGCCACAATAAGCAGTGGCTGCAGTAGCGCGACCGTCCCTACGGTCGCAGAAGTGGTTTTTCACAGTGCCAGTGGCCAGTTCATCTCTAGTGTAACAACGGGAGCAGACGGTAAATTCGCGCAGACCCTTCCGGAAAACACACATCATGTTTCGTTGATCTCTAAAAATGCGGATAACGAGCCCAAAAGGACTCAGCTATTTACATTGCTGGATGTTAGGAACACAGATTATGGCATCGTCGAGTTTAACCGACAGCTAACCTGCGAATGCCCAAGGAAAAACATCGACCTGAGCCCCCTTTCTGCCAGTCAGCCGGACTATTATATCAACGGCTTTATTGGTGACGAGGTCTCGTTGCGAAACCCGGATCCTGATAAAGCCTATTTGTGTACCGAGAGTAAACATGCCATTCTGCACATCAGCAATGAAGACTACAGTGATGTGCGTGGCGGCCTGTTTAACCTCGAAGGAGAAGGCCCGTTTGTATTGACCGATGACGCCTTTAGTAGCCAGGGTGTAAAAGTCAATATTGCCGCTTTACCATTCTCAAACGAAAATTACCCTAGATCCCGTGTGTTTCTGAGCTCATTTGATGACAAAGAAGAGCTCAGCACCCAGTTCGCGCTGGGCGAAAATCCGCGCAACAAATTTATCTTCCCGGATCTTGCTACCACCAGCTATGCACACAACTCTGTTACTGAGCATACCGTTTTGCCGGGCTTTGATATGTACACTTCATCGGCAACTATAAACACCATTGCTGATGACGGTCAGCCAGCCAGCACTGAACCTTTGCTCTACAACAGCGCTTTTCAAAATGCATTTGAGCAATTTGCCCAGTCTATGGCGGAGCAAAACAATGGCAACCTGTTCGACTATGATTTTTCGGGCGTGGATCCACGCGTTAATATGGTCGCCATTACCTTGCTGTGGGAGGACACTGTCAATGGCAATGTCCGGTGGGAAGTCATGAGTAAACCTAAGGCAGCCATTCCCGACTTCGAATTTGGTGGCAGTGTAAATACCAATATCACCACAGTTGAGGGGGTAGAGATAAATCTGGATGTAGCCGCTCTGAACTTTTCGGGTGAATTTGACGCGCTCAGGCAGGAATATCAAAAAGGGAGCGCGGGTAACATATATACCGATACCTCGCTCCTAAAAGGTGCAGCCGTTTACAGTTTTGAGATTGAAGAGTCAGAATAATTACCTGACTGCACAGAGATAGATGATATTTACCGACACCTCAGGCGTTATTAAACACACCAGCAACACCCGCCAGTGACGGGATAAAAACGGCCAATTCGCGCAAAACAGATTGGCCGTTTTACTGTATCCGCCCCCAACCGCTGCCAGCAAAGCTCAAAATAGCCAATTGCCTCACTTCAAAAGATCTCAACGCCAAAGATTTAAAAATCAATGTAACGATGCACTGTTACGCTTGCTAAGATTAATCGAACCTTGCACAACAAGGACAAAGATATGCCCTCTGCATTGATTGAAATCGGCTTACCTGTCGCACTGATATTTATTATGGCAGGCGTGGGGCTCAGCCTCAAACCAACAGACTTTCAGCGCGTGTATTTACAGCCCAAGAGCTTTTTTATTGGCGCGCTGTGTCAGCTGATCCTACTGCCCTTACTGGCAGTGGCTGTCATCGCAGTCACGGGGTTAACAGGGGAGCTGGCAATTGGCTTATTTATTTTGGCTTTGTGTCCAGGTGGAACAACCTCCAATCTCTACACATACTTAGCGAAAGGAGATGTTGGCCTGTCTGTCTCTCTAACGGCCGTGATTGGATTTATCACCCCTTTTAGTTTGCCATTATTGGCCGCATGGGCAATCGGATACTATGGTCAAAACAATACCTTAATCGAGTTTCCTGTCTTAAAAGCCTGGTTACAGCTCATTGTTGTCGGTGTTCTGCCAGTCCTGGTTGGCATGGCGATTAATGCCAGATGGCCCGGCTTTGCTAAAACAGCCAGCCCCTATATCAGCTGGTTCTCGGTCGCAGTATTACTTCTGGTAATAATCAGCATCTGTTTTAAACTGGGCGATAAGTTGTTGAACTACCTGCTACTGGCCGGGCCCTCTGTCATCACCTTAAACCTTATTTCTATGCTTGCAGGATTTTTGGTGGCACACACATTGTTGCACTGCGCGACAAAGACTCGCACCATTACTCTGGAGGTTGGTCTGCAAAATGGCACGCTCGCCCTTTTAGTAACAACAGGCCTGTTGAGCAATGAAGTAATGTCTATTGCACCAAGCATCTATAGCTTGTTTATGTTTATCAGTGCCGGGCTGTTCACTGCCTGGGCAGTTAAACAGCATAAAAAAGCCTTAGCACTGGCGGCAGAGTAGACAATTCAGTACCGCTGATGCTCAGTATGGTTACCACACACAAATGAGGGAGAGAGCCTGACAGGCTCTCAGCTAAAGTACGACAGATTATTGTGCCGCCGTCACCAACTCCCAGGGCCCGGTGCCGTTTGGCTCATCACCACGAGTCCACCACTTTGCAACATACACTTTGCCATTAAAGCTGGCTTTATCGCCTTGCAGGTAGACCTTATTTGCCTCCCACGCGGC
The DNA window shown above is from Pseudoalteromonas viridis and carries:
- a CDS encoding glycoside hydrolase family 25 protein produces the protein MLSSKTLEHDSPMVFVLFTAIACLLYFFRPSIMPPAQQADRPAQALFPSHLQQYLSNPSAEPVVGIDVSHYQGTVDWQQVARAGVQFVYIKATDGITYQDPAFYSHLKGAQAAGLQVGAYHFFEPDDDPAKQVGNFIKTVQGLGLTLMPMLDVEITSNRSAEQISSGVAKFIAAVQQRTGCQTLLYSYGDFWQKNLSSQFASQPFWLADYADSPSVPEQAKAWWLWQYSDSAHLAGVHTQVDVDVVIAGEAGLNAMKCATMGAKS
- a CDS encoding DUF2999 family protein, yielding MNPIIALLKEHNISDEKINEVFQALTENPLMAMAVVQQLNIPADKLQQLMALVMQNPALIKEAVQELGLDYDKVEQAKAQLKQ
- a CDS encoding RsmB/NOP family class I SAM-dependent RNA methyltransferase → MTVDRQLINTLHTAFNSIIQHSLYADKVIQHHIQDNPHWRREDKAYFVTTLYDLVRFVRKLAYLSNVTEQDFWPIWQAYQVLNDGHIPEWEEMCELTKSDLQARLESAPRAVQLSYPDWLDGLGESQLGQHWPVVAQALNRAPGYYLRANTLKSSAQSLASKLTKEQIACEPVSSSLPDALAIEAVDRVFRSSAFQAGECEMQDAGSQQIAPLLELAPGMKVVDACAGAGGKSLHIAALMNNKGRLLSMDIHQHKLDNLKKRAKRAGCHMIETRVIKNNKTIKRLKDKFDRVLLDVPCSGTGVLRRNPDSKWHLSEQSIDELIALQADLLQRYSQMCRPGGKLVYATCSVLPVENQQQVAQFLDVNPDWTLQQELSLLPSISSEFDGFYGAVLCRNDSLQD
- a CDS encoding bile acid:sodium symporter family protein is translated as MPSALIEIGLPVALIFIMAGVGLSLKPTDFQRVYLQPKSFFIGALCQLILLPLLAVAVIAVTGLTGELAIGLFILALCPGGTTSNLYTYLAKGDVGLSVSLTAVIGFITPFSLPLLAAWAIGYYGQNNTLIEFPVLKAWLQLIVVGVLPVLVGMAINARWPGFAKTASPYISWFSVAVLLLVIISICFKLGDKLLNYLLLAGPSVITLNLISMLAGFLVAHTLLHCATKTRTITLEVGLQNGTLALLVTTGLLSNEVMSIAPSIYSLFMFISAGLFTAWAVKQHKKALALAAE